The following coding sequences lie in one Corallococcus macrosporus genomic window:
- the phbB gene encoding acetoacetyl-CoA reductase, translated as MAVVTGGTRGIGAASADALRQQGYRVAVTYNSNEQAAQAFTSRTGIPAFRFNAASPEQCAAGVQKIVDSVGPIEVLVNNAGITRDAMLHKMTHDQWNEVIQTNLSSCFNLCVAVVGPMRERGFGRIINIGSINGQTGQLGQTAYAAAKAGMHGFTLALAREGAARGVTANLIAPGYIDTDLVHAMPAEEQVKIRARIPVGRLGRVEEVARAVTFLASDRAGFITGSTLTINGGQHMY; from the coding sequence GTGGCAGTGGTCACAGGAGGAACGCGCGGCATTGGCGCCGCGAGCGCCGACGCGCTGAGGCAGCAGGGGTACCGCGTGGCGGTCACCTACAACTCGAACGAGCAGGCGGCGCAGGCCTTCACCAGCCGCACGGGCATCCCGGCGTTCCGCTTCAACGCGGCCAGCCCCGAGCAGTGCGCCGCGGGGGTGCAGAAGATCGTCGACTCGGTGGGCCCCATCGAGGTGCTGGTGAACAACGCCGGCATCACGCGGGACGCCATGCTGCACAAGATGACGCATGACCAGTGGAACGAGGTCATCCAGACGAACCTCAGCTCCTGCTTCAACCTGTGCGTCGCGGTGGTGGGCCCCATGCGCGAGCGGGGCTTTGGCCGCATCATCAACATCGGCTCCATCAACGGGCAGACGGGCCAACTGGGCCAGACGGCCTACGCGGCGGCCAAGGCGGGCATGCACGGCTTCACGCTGGCCCTGGCGCGCGAGGGCGCGGCGCGCGGCGTCACCGCCAACCTCATCGCGCCGGGCTACATCGACACGGACCTGGTGCACGCCATGCCCGCCGAGGAGCAGGTGAAGATCCGCGCCCGCATCCCCGTGGGGCGCCTGGGCCGCGTCGAGGAGGTGGCCCGCGCCGTGACGTTCCTCGCCTCCGACCGGGCCGGCTTCATCACCGGCTCCACGCTCACCATCAATGGTGGGCAGCACATGTACTGA
- a CDS encoding PHA/PHB synthase family protein: protein MDASLEPMRRAFLEVLLRLAMDPQRMLAAGAGLWERSANLGVPRSPSRPEEDRRFRDPAWREQPVFDFMRRAYLSGAEWLNDLVADVPGVDPHTAHQARFYTRQLTEALAPSNFPALNPEVLRAARQSGGRSLLSGMEALLTDLARGQGRLAPRMTDPRTFRLGESLATTPGDVIHEERLFQLLQYRPTTSTVHRRPLLVVPPWINKFYILDLRPENSFVRWAVERGHTVFLVSWVNPDESHADVELEDYLLHGLLPALDAVIRATGEQEVSALGYCIGGTLLAAGLAWLSARGDTRVSSATLLTTQVDFSEPGDLGAFIDAPQLQRLEAHMRQRGYLDGLEMMTTFNLLRAKDLLWSFVVNNYLLGREPAPSDFLAWSSDPTRLPARAHATYLRELYLHNRLVQPGAVSFGGVPLDLGRVRIPLYVQACREDHIAPFRSVYRGARSYAGPVRFVLAGSGHVAGVINPPAANKYRHWVPGPGPLAPDADAWLEGAEERPGSWWTDWEAWLSERSADRVPARIPGEGALRCLEPAPGRYVRPRLLPE, encoded by the coding sequence ATGGACGCATCCCTGGAGCCCATGCGGCGCGCCTTCCTGGAAGTCCTCCTCCGGCTGGCGATGGACCCCCAGCGGATGCTCGCGGCGGGAGCCGGCCTGTGGGAACGCTCAGCGAACCTGGGCGTCCCACGGAGCCCCTCCCGTCCGGAGGAGGATCGCCGCTTCCGCGATCCCGCCTGGCGGGAGCAACCCGTCTTCGACTTCATGCGCCGCGCGTACCTGAGCGGCGCGGAGTGGCTGAACGACCTGGTGGCGGATGTCCCGGGCGTGGATCCCCACACCGCGCACCAGGCGCGCTTCTACACGCGTCAGCTCACGGAGGCGCTCGCGCCCTCCAACTTCCCCGCGCTCAACCCGGAGGTGCTCCGCGCCGCGAGGCAGTCGGGCGGCAGGAGCCTGTTGTCGGGCATGGAGGCACTGCTCACGGACCTGGCGCGAGGCCAGGGCCGGCTCGCCCCCCGCATGACGGACCCACGGACCTTCCGGCTGGGAGAGAGCCTGGCCACCACCCCGGGCGACGTCATCCACGAGGAGCGCCTGTTCCAGCTCCTCCAGTACCGGCCCACCACGTCCACCGTCCACCGGCGCCCGCTGCTCGTGGTGCCGCCGTGGATCAACAAGTTCTACATCCTGGATCTGCGCCCGGAGAACTCGTTCGTCCGCTGGGCCGTGGAGCGCGGCCACACGGTGTTCCTCGTCTCGTGGGTGAACCCGGATGAAAGCCACGCCGACGTGGAGCTGGAGGACTACCTGCTGCACGGGCTGCTCCCCGCGCTGGACGCCGTCATCCGCGCCACCGGCGAGCAGGAGGTCTCCGCGCTGGGCTACTGCATTGGCGGCACGCTGCTGGCCGCGGGGCTCGCATGGCTTTCGGCGCGAGGAGACACGCGCGTGTCCAGCGCGACGCTCCTCACCACGCAGGTGGACTTCAGCGAGCCCGGGGACCTGGGCGCCTTCATCGACGCGCCCCAACTCCAGCGGCTGGAGGCCCACATGCGCCAGCGCGGCTACCTGGACGGGCTGGAGATGATGACGACCTTCAACCTGCTCCGCGCCAAGGACCTGCTCTGGTCCTTCGTGGTGAACAACTACCTGCTCGGCCGGGAGCCCGCCCCCAGCGACTTCCTCGCGTGGAGCTCGGATCCGACGCGGCTGCCCGCGCGCGCTCACGCCACGTACCTGCGCGAGCTGTACCTGCACAACCGCCTGGTCCAGCCAGGAGCCGTGTCCTTCGGAGGAGTCCCGCTGGACCTGGGCCGGGTGCGAATCCCCCTCTACGTCCAGGCCTGCCGGGAGGACCACATCGCGCCGTTCCGTTCAGTGTACCGGGGCGCGCGGAGTTACGCCGGCCCCGTGCGCTTCGTGCTCGCGGGCTCGGGCCACGTCGCGGGCGTCATCAACCCGCCAGCGGCGAACAAGTATCGCCACTGGGTGCCCGGGCCCGGGCCACTGGCGCCGGACGCGGACGCGTGGCTCGAAGGCGCTGAGGAGCGCCCCGGCTCGTGGTGGACGGACTGGGAGGCGTGGCTGTCCGAGCGCTCGGCGGACCGCGTCCCAGCACGCATCCCCGGCGAAGGAGCGCTGCGCTGTCTGGAACCGGCACCGGGCCGCTACGTCCGGCCGCGTCTTCTGCCGGAGTGA
- a CDS encoding SET domain-containing histone-lysine N-methyltransferase codes for MSAHDEEPDTLEEEHPLKEHLALIWSRQAGASFPKLWVGHLEGDERGVFANADIAPGEVVLQVPRACLVTLDVALASDVGRLIEAHAPDTSEESYLAAFLLQEREREDSIWKPYLDVLPRAFPHLPLFFDARELSLLKGSSTLREVARWKELMLTRYAELAASVPGFTRFTPDAFLWAQHVLISRTFGLTVEGRLIRCFVPVADMLNHRASPQVVWGNTEDGSFVLRAREPVSAGEELHISYGIKPGYRFLLSYGFVPEDNPDDTLVLYLGVPEDAHHAARKRELLSLPTPASRRRFEVPLHYGHSSTVAMFSFLRVAFANTEELARLTAEAREEQGLGPVSPLSARTEARVLQHLGDLCEARLAGFDTTLEEDERLLREADLSRNERNCVLLRRGEKRLLHAYAGLARTIQATGGARDERT; via the coding sequence ATGAGCGCGCACGACGAAGAGCCGGACACCCTCGAGGAGGAACACCCGCTGAAGGAGCACCTCGCGCTCATCTGGAGCAGGCAGGCGGGCGCGAGCTTCCCGAAGCTGTGGGTGGGCCATCTGGAGGGAGATGAGCGCGGCGTCTTCGCGAACGCAGACATCGCGCCCGGAGAGGTGGTGCTCCAGGTGCCGCGAGCGTGTCTGGTGACGCTCGACGTGGCCCTCGCCTCCGACGTGGGGCGCCTCATCGAAGCCCACGCGCCCGACACGAGCGAGGAGTCCTATCTCGCGGCTTTCCTCCTCCAGGAACGCGAGCGCGAGGACTCCATCTGGAAGCCTTATCTCGACGTGCTGCCGCGCGCCTTCCCGCACCTGCCGCTGTTCTTCGACGCGCGCGAACTGTCGCTGCTGAAGGGCTCGTCCACGCTGCGCGAGGTGGCCCGGTGGAAGGAGCTGATGCTGACCCGGTACGCGGAGCTGGCCGCGAGCGTGCCAGGCTTCACGCGCTTCACGCCCGACGCGTTCCTGTGGGCGCAGCACGTGTTGATCAGCCGCACCTTCGGCCTGACGGTGGAGGGCCGCCTCATCCGGTGCTTCGTCCCGGTGGCGGACATGCTCAACCACCGCGCTTCGCCGCAGGTCGTGTGGGGGAACACGGAGGACGGGTCCTTCGTGCTGAGGGCGCGGGAGCCCGTCTCCGCGGGTGAGGAGCTGCACATCAGCTATGGCATCAAGCCCGGCTACCGCTTCCTGCTGAGCTACGGCTTCGTGCCCGAGGACAACCCGGACGACACGCTGGTGCTCTACCTGGGCGTCCCCGAGGACGCGCACCACGCGGCGCGGAAGCGCGAGCTGCTCTCGCTCCCAACCCCGGCGTCACGCCGCCGCTTCGAGGTGCCGCTGCACTACGGCCACTCGTCGACGGTGGCGATGTTCTCCTTCCTGCGCGTGGCGTTCGCGAACACGGAGGAGCTGGCCCGCCTCACGGCCGAGGCCCGTGAGGAGCAGGGCCTGGGCCCGGTGTCCCCGCTGAGCGCACGCACGGAGGCGCGGGTGCTCCAGCACCTGGGCGACCTGTGCGAGGCGCGGCTCGCGGGCTTCGACACGACGCTGGAGGAGGACGAGCGGCTGCTGCGCGAAGCGGACCTGTCGCGCAACGAGCGCAACTGCGTGCTGTTGCGGCGCGGGGAGAAGCGGCTGCTCCACGCATACGCGGGCCTCGCGCGCACCATCCAGGCCACCGGCGGCGCCCGGGACGAGAGGACATGA
- a CDS encoding glycoside hydrolase family 19 protein, which produces MSFFGFGSKSKSPQPEAAPEAPAKETFQAVTVEHLRTLMPRLSGSRLKELLPHLNDAMAEGAINTPRRQAAFLAQIAHESAEFRYFEELASGHAYERRKDLGNIHPGDGARYKGRGPIQITGRSNYRAAGEALDLDLENNPTRAADPDVGFRTAVWFWNSRNLNKHADKGEFDAITRRINGGYNGKASRDSYYQRALRLLAK; this is translated from the coding sequence ATGTCTTTCTTTGGTTTTGGTTCCAAGTCCAAGTCCCCGCAGCCCGAAGCCGCCCCCGAAGCGCCTGCCAAGGAAACGTTCCAGGCGGTGACGGTGGAGCACCTGCGCACGCTCATGCCCCGGCTGTCCGGGTCCCGTCTGAAGGAACTGCTGCCGCACCTGAACGACGCCATGGCCGAGGGCGCCATCAACACGCCGCGCCGCCAGGCCGCGTTCCTGGCGCAGATCGCCCACGAGAGCGCCGAGTTCCGCTACTTCGAGGAGCTGGCCTCGGGCCACGCCTACGAGCGCCGCAAGGACCTGGGCAACATCCACCCAGGCGACGGCGCGCGCTACAAGGGCCGGGGCCCCATTCAGATCACCGGCCGCAGCAACTACCGCGCGGCGGGCGAGGCGCTGGACCTCGACCTGGAGAACAACCCCACCCGCGCGGCCGACCCGGACGTGGGCTTCCGCACCGCCGTCTGGTTCTGGAACAGCCGCAACCTGAACAAGCACGCCGACAAGGGCGAGTTCGACGCCATCACCCGGCGCATCAACGGCGGCTACAACGGCAAGGCGTCGCGCGACTCCTACTACCAGCGGGCGCTGCGGCTGCTGGCGAAGTGA
- a CDS encoding CHAT domain-containing protein, with protein PSRDVLPHVSLESLKDALARPGEPVSVLHLLCHGGRRGQTYGLLWNPSWEGGEPELVDGATLRQLLMPYAQTLRLVVLCACQSGAGTTDNHLGSVAQALHRAGLPAVVASRLLLSVPGSVVLTRALYQSLLVAPASLEEAVGHARRQLALDTTALDHVSLQLYARAEHGSDTRPVALRPYRGLLPFRQEDRRFFFGREALQQELIQRVYEAVEGQRPRFQVLAGVSGSGKSSLALAGLPRDLRAAGWEVSLLRPGQGHAETLQQVRQVPAERWQLLLVDPFEELFTALTPEARRELATDLWSLSRDAARRVVVLATLQVDFLGRCGDLVVDAGGTRLDAVVYSDAHRLFVSELQGESLRAAIEGPARKVGLGFEPGLVDRLIQDVGQEAGSLPLLQYALDQLWEEREGPLLTHRAYAALGGVAGALKRVANRLYASLSPGEQRQARRLLVELVDFQQGPAPGMRGRVRQRHLRPTLPELRADFDRVLTTLLTARLLTRDEDAAGVEWLQLSHASLPRIWPELAEWARADQERLQHFRELQSWAHAWLAHRGEPDGGAPYLLSGSRLGYAQDILRRYSEEPGEDVLQLLDASVATAEAQDASARRRLMRLLAAALVVAGVMAGLAWNARQLEARAQRERQEAQRYAQRARDLVLLDVARKLRRDNPTLALLMLREVRQPGQLQGWAQDVSEVLQEPLSRAVLRGHTQAVVHVEVSPDGQRVLTASRDGTARLWRTDGEGEPRVLTGHEGPVYHATFSPSGGLTLLTSSHDGTARLWNTPDGTLLRTLRHRGVVQWGAISPDGRWVATASRDGLARLWPLETADKPREVRHRGPVQTVAFSPDGKWLVTASQDGTARIVSVRTSEPPRELPHPAPVTSASFDPEGTHVLTVARDGIARVWSVIGAQGPVLLKGHQGELTTARFSPDGQWVVTASLDNTARVWRADGRGEPRVLRGHQGAVRMATFGGPLGEWILTVSSDTTARLWSTREDSPPRLLPGHRSTVLWGGFGPDGKQAVTASIDATARVWRLDAPRDSLPLQEPGGFIWSVAVGPDGTQVATASQDGAVRLWSEDGRLMRVLRGHAQDVRSGVFSPDGRWLLTASLDGTARLWPSDGSVEGRRVLVAQREPLFGAAFSPDGLHVALASSPRATRIIRVDGTRAPVPLEGHGDQVRSVAFSADGRRLITASQDGTARIWSAEGRLIATLYGHDDWVLSAAFHPKAADQVLTSSQDGTARVWTVENGRVRGAHAILRHEAPVPWAAWSPDGGRLVTACADGRARVWLTSDVREPYLVLSAHEGEVTSAAFSPRAEEPRLVTGSTDGSARVWRPREPLPVDRLQEKLQAASSACLTPGERRGHLGDLPSRAWEATVECEQRHGRTPLPEAP; from the coding sequence ACCGCGCGGGCCTTCCGGCGGTGGTGGCCTCCCGGCTGCTGCTCTCCGTGCCGGGCTCCGTGGTGCTCACCCGCGCCCTCTACCAGTCACTGCTGGTGGCACCCGCGTCGCTGGAGGAGGCGGTGGGGCACGCCCGGCGCCAGCTCGCGCTCGACACCACCGCGCTGGACCACGTCTCACTCCAGCTCTACGCCCGAGCGGAGCACGGGAGCGACACGCGCCCGGTGGCCCTGCGTCCCTACCGGGGCCTGCTGCCGTTCCGGCAGGAGGACCGCCGCTTCTTCTTCGGACGGGAGGCGCTCCAGCAGGAGCTGATCCAGCGCGTCTACGAAGCGGTGGAGGGTCAGCGTCCCCGCTTCCAGGTGCTGGCTGGCGTCTCGGGCAGCGGCAAGTCCTCGCTCGCCCTCGCCGGCTTGCCCCGGGACCTGCGCGCCGCCGGTTGGGAGGTGAGTCTGTTGCGGCCCGGGCAGGGCCACGCCGAAACACTCCAGCAGGTGCGCCAGGTCCCCGCCGAGCGCTGGCAGTTGCTGCTCGTGGATCCGTTCGAGGAGCTCTTCACCGCGCTGACGCCCGAGGCACGCCGGGAACTCGCCACCGACCTTTGGAGCCTGTCGCGAGACGCGGCGCGACGCGTGGTGGTGCTCGCGACGCTCCAGGTGGACTTCCTGGGGCGGTGCGGAGACCTGGTGGTGGACGCCGGGGGCACGCGCCTGGACGCGGTGGTGTACTCGGACGCGCACCGACTCTTCGTCAGCGAGCTGCAGGGCGAGTCACTGCGCGCGGCCATCGAGGGCCCCGCGCGCAAGGTGGGGCTGGGCTTCGAGCCCGGTCTGGTGGACCGGCTGATCCAGGACGTGGGGCAGGAGGCCGGGTCGCTGCCGCTGCTCCAGTACGCGTTGGATCAACTCTGGGAAGAACGCGAGGGCCCCCTGCTCACGCACCGTGCCTACGCGGCCCTGGGCGGCGTGGCGGGCGCGCTCAAGCGCGTGGCGAACCGGCTCTACGCGTCGCTGTCTCCCGGCGAGCAACGTCAGGCGCGGCGGCTCCTGGTGGAGCTGGTGGACTTCCAGCAGGGCCCCGCGCCGGGCATGCGAGGCCGGGTGAGACAGCGCCACCTGCGCCCCACCCTCCCGGAGCTTCGCGCCGACTTCGACCGCGTCCTGACCACGCTGCTCACCGCGAGGCTGCTGACACGCGACGAGGACGCAGCGGGCGTGGAGTGGTTGCAGCTGTCCCACGCGTCGCTGCCGCGCATCTGGCCGGAGCTCGCGGAGTGGGCCCGCGCGGATCAGGAACGGCTCCAGCACTTCCGCGAGCTTCAATCCTGGGCGCACGCGTGGCTGGCGCACCGGGGGGAACCGGATGGCGGTGCGCCGTACCTGCTGTCCGGCAGCCGGCTGGGATACGCGCAGGACATCCTGCGCCGCTACAGCGAGGAGCCCGGCGAGGACGTGCTCCAGCTCCTCGACGCCAGCGTGGCCACGGCCGAGGCCCAGGACGCCTCCGCCCGCCGGCGCCTGATGCGGCTGCTCGCGGCCGCGCTCGTGGTGGCGGGGGTGATGGCGGGGCTCGCGTGGAACGCGAGGCAACTGGAGGCCCGGGCGCAGCGCGAGCGGCAGGAGGCGCAACGCTATGCACAGCGCGCGAGGGACCTGGTCCTGCTGGACGTCGCGCGGAAGCTGCGGCGCGACAACCCCACGCTCGCCCTGCTCATGTTGCGCGAGGTGCGACAGCCCGGGCAGCTCCAGGGCTGGGCCCAGGACGTGTCGGAGGTCCTCCAGGAGCCGCTGAGCCGGGCGGTGCTGCGAGGCCACACGCAGGCCGTGGTGCACGTGGAGGTCAGCCCGGACGGACAGCGCGTGCTGACGGCCTCAAGGGACGGCACGGCGCGGCTGTGGCGGACCGACGGCGAGGGAGAGCCCCGGGTGCTCACGGGCCACGAGGGGCCCGTCTACCACGCCACCTTCAGCCCCTCCGGTGGACTGACCCTCCTCACCTCTTCGCATGACGGCACGGCGCGGTTGTGGAACACGCCCGACGGCACGCTGCTGCGCACGCTCCGCCACCGAGGCGTGGTGCAATGGGGCGCCATCAGCCCGGATGGCCGGTGGGTGGCCACCGCGTCGCGGGACGGGCTGGCGCGGCTCTGGCCGCTGGAGACAGCGGACAAGCCGCGCGAGGTGCGGCACCGGGGCCCCGTGCAGACCGTGGCCTTCAGCCCGGATGGGAAGTGGCTGGTGACCGCTTCGCAAGACGGCACCGCGCGCATCGTGTCCGTGCGCACGTCGGAGCCGCCGCGCGAGCTGCCCCACCCCGCCCCCGTCACCTCCGCGTCGTTCGACCCGGAGGGCACGCACGTGCTGACGGTGGCGCGCGACGGCATCGCCCGCGTCTGGTCCGTCATCGGCGCGCAGGGCCCCGTGCTGCTGAAGGGGCACCAGGGCGAGCTCACCACCGCGCGCTTCAGTCCAGACGGGCAGTGGGTGGTGACGGCCTCCCTGGACAACACCGCGCGCGTCTGGAGGGCGGACGGCAGGGGCGAGCCTCGCGTCCTGCGTGGCCACCAGGGCGCCGTGCGCATGGCCACCTTCGGCGGGCCGCTGGGCGAGTGGATCCTCACCGTGTCCTCGGACACGACGGCGCGGCTGTGGTCCACGCGGGAGGACTCGCCGCCGAGGCTGCTGCCCGGCCACCGCTCCACCGTCCTCTGGGGCGGCTTCGGTCCGGACGGCAAGCAGGCCGTCACCGCCTCCATCGACGCCACCGCGCGGGTGTGGCGGCTGGACGCGCCTCGGGACTCACTCCCGCTGCAGGAGCCGGGCGGCTTCATCTGGTCCGTGGCCGTGGGCCCGGATGGAACGCAGGTGGCCACGGCGTCGCAGGACGGGGCGGTGCGCCTCTGGTCGGAGGACGGCCGGCTCATGCGCGTGCTCCGGGGCCACGCGCAGGATGTCCGCTCCGGGGTCTTCAGCCCGGATGGCCGGTGGCTCCTGACGGCGTCGCTGGACGGGACGGCGCGCCTGTGGCCCTCCGATGGGAGCGTGGAGGGCCGGCGCGTGCTGGTGGCCCAGCGCGAGCCGCTCTTCGGTGCCGCCTTCAGCCCCGACGGCCTGCACGTGGCGCTCGCGTCCAGCCCCCGCGCCACGCGCATCATCCGCGTGGACGGCACGCGGGCGCCCGTGCCGCTGGAGGGCCACGGCGACCAGGTCCGCTCCGTGGCCTTCAGCGCGGACGGCCGCCGCCTCATCACCGCGTCGCAGGACGGCACCGCGCGCATCTGGAGCGCGGAGGGCCGGTTGATCGCCACGCTCTACGGCCATGACGACTGGGTCCTCTCCGCGGCCTTCCACCCCAAGGCCGCGGATCAGGTCCTCACCTCCTCCCAGGACGGCACGGCGCGCGTGTGGACCGTGGAGAACGGCCGCGTCCGCGGCGCACACGCCATCCTCCGGCACGAGGCTCCGGTGCCCTGGGCCGCGTGGAGCCCGGATGGCGGCCGGCTCGTCACCGCGTGCGCGGATGGACGTGCCCGCGTGTGGCTCACAAGTGACGTCCGTGAGCCATACCTCGTCCTCTCCGCGCACGAAGGCGAGGTGACGTCCGCCGCGTTCAGTCCCCGCGCGGAGGAGCCCCGGCTCGTCACCGGCTCCACGGATGGGAGCGCCCGCGTGTGGCGTCCGCGAGAGCCGCTCCCCGTCGACCGGCTCCAGGAGAAGCTCCAGGCGGCCAGCTCCGCGTGCCTGACGCCCGGAGAGCGGCGCGGCCACCTGGGAGACCTGCCCTCACGGGCCTGGGAGGCCACGGTGGAGTGCGAGCAGCGGCATGGACGGACGCCGCTCCCAGAAGCGCCATGA
- a CDS encoding sigma-70 family RNA polymerase sigma factor: MRTTSTPSPFWRVWQQHKEHLFQQALRLMGGNVSDAEDAVDTAMLRALQKYASPGKILNERAWLSRILHNICMDIHRERQRRGEAEGRMEDLEPVDPESQDALPDAGLLQREDAEAIRKCIQELPPNLKGPLVMRYLQDMSYADIAAQLRLTHCNVRKRIQLAYGILRTTVPQALHSR; this comes from the coding sequence GTGAGAACAACATCGACTCCCTCTCCCTTCTGGCGGGTCTGGCAGCAGCACAAGGAACATCTGTTCCAGCAGGCGCTTCGACTGATGGGAGGGAACGTCTCGGATGCTGAGGATGCGGTAGACACCGCGATGCTCCGTGCGCTCCAGAAGTACGCGTCGCCGGGAAAGATTCTCAACGAGCGCGCGTGGCTGAGCCGCATCCTCCACAACATCTGCATGGACATTCATCGCGAGCGGCAACGCCGGGGTGAAGCCGAGGGGCGGATGGAGGACCTGGAGCCCGTGGATCCGGAGTCGCAGGACGCGCTGCCCGACGCGGGGTTGCTCCAGCGCGAGGACGCCGAGGCGATCCGCAAGTGCATCCAGGAACTGCCACCCAATCTGAAGGGTCCCCTGGTGATGCGCTACCTTCAGGATATGTCCTATGCCGACATCGCCGCGCAGTTGCGATTGACTCACTGCAACGTGCGCAAACGCATCCAACTTGCGTACGGCATCCTCCGCACGACCGTGCCCCAGGCCCTCCACTCCCGCTGA
- a CDS encoding NmrA/HSCARG family protein has translation MSKKIIAVVGATGEEGGALARALLADPKGGFAVRALTRKPGSELARKLAKLGAEVVAADVNDARSLRAAFTGAHGAFCVTSAWEHTAPERELTQARAMAHATKEAGVAHVIWSTQEDTRRFMPPGDARMPTLKGKYKVPQFDVKGESDAAFTDAGVPVTFVRASLPWETLLMFGMGAKRNADGTLDFVLPTEDQKLPGLATEDLGGCLHGIFQRGPEGVGRTVGLASEHLTGAEIARTLKQVLGQEVVYHSMSPEVYRTFNFPGAAELANMFHFMRDFATEYCAARDPRLTRELNPRAQSLAQWLERNKARFLRAA, from the coding sequence ATGAGCAAGAAGATCATCGCGGTGGTGGGAGCAACGGGAGAGGAAGGCGGCGCGCTCGCGCGGGCCCTGCTCGCGGACCCGAAGGGTGGGTTCGCGGTGCGCGCGCTCACGCGCAAGCCGGGCTCGGAGCTGGCGCGCAAGCTGGCGAAGCTGGGCGCGGAGGTCGTCGCGGCGGACGTGAACGACGCCAGGAGCCTGCGCGCCGCCTTCACGGGAGCGCATGGCGCCTTCTGTGTCACGAGCGCCTGGGAGCACACCGCGCCGGAGCGGGAGCTCACGCAGGCGCGCGCGATGGCGCACGCCACGAAGGAAGCGGGCGTGGCGCACGTCATCTGGTCCACCCAGGAGGACACCCGGCGCTTCATGCCGCCCGGGGACGCGCGCATGCCCACGCTCAAGGGGAAGTACAAGGTCCCGCAGTTCGACGTGAAGGGAGAGAGCGACGCCGCCTTCACCGACGCGGGCGTGCCGGTGACGTTCGTGCGCGCATCCCTGCCCTGGGAGACGTTGTTGATGTTCGGCATGGGGGCGAAGCGCAACGCGGACGGCACGCTCGACTTCGTGTTGCCCACGGAGGACCAGAAGCTGCCGGGGCTGGCCACGGAGGACCTGGGCGGCTGCCTCCACGGCATCTTCCAGCGCGGGCCGGAAGGCGTGGGCAGGACGGTGGGCCTGGCCAGCGAGCACCTGACGGGCGCGGAGATCGCGCGCACGCTGAAGCAGGTGCTGGGGCAGGAGGTCGTCTACCACTCGATGTCGCCGGAGGTGTACCGGACGTTCAACTTCCCCGGCGCCGCGGAGCTGGCGAACATGTTCCACTTCATGCGGGACTTCGCCACGGAGTACTGCGCCGCCAGGGATCCGCGGCTCACGCGGGAGCTGAACCCCCGGGCGCAGTCGCTGGCCCAGTGGCTGGAGCGCAACAAGGCCCGCTTCCTCCGGGCCGCGTGA
- a CDS encoding patatin-like phospholipase family protein: MTQPHAPQDRPQVIVVFQGGGALGAYHVGAYQALEEAGLHPDWVSGISIGAFTAALVAGNRPEKRLERLEAFWREVSWPGTEWGSLLKGRLRQLFNLGSHMTSLLFGQPGFYSPRVVPPMLAFPGSPEALSFYSTRPMRSTLRRLVDFDYINSRATRLSLGATRVSDGHLVFFDNTRGIVGPDHVLASGALPPAFPPSLIDGELYWDGGCVTNTPLNAILDDPPKRHAVVFMIDLFDARAPLPTAMDEASWRMKSIQYAGRTTNHVEQFATVWNLRQTVTRVVKHASASSPMAFNDEGEARPTPRLDIIHLTYQRGEHQLSSSDAEFSRASIAERRADGYRDMQRALATCPWTQPVPGGGPQAFSDDGAAPAGGTAVVHRVEGDEVHTQVPLS, from the coding sequence ATGACACAGCCACACGCACCGCAGGATCGCCCGCAGGTCATCGTCGTCTTCCAGGGCGGCGGTGCCCTGGGGGCCTACCACGTGGGGGCCTACCAGGCCCTGGAGGAGGCCGGGCTCCACCCGGACTGGGTCTCCGGCATTTCGATTGGCGCCTTCACCGCGGCGCTGGTCGCGGGCAACCGCCCGGAGAAGCGGCTCGAGCGGCTGGAGGCGTTCTGGCGGGAGGTGTCCTGGCCCGGCACCGAGTGGGGCTCGCTGCTGAAGGGGCGGCTGCGCCAGCTCTTCAACCTGGGCAGCCACATGACGAGCCTGCTGTTCGGCCAGCCCGGCTTCTACTCGCCGCGGGTGGTGCCGCCGATGCTCGCGTTCCCCGGCTCGCCGGAGGCGCTGAGCTTCTACAGCACGCGGCCCATGCGCTCGACGCTGCGGCGGCTGGTGGACTTCGACTACATCAACTCGCGCGCGACGCGGCTGAGTTTGGGCGCGACGCGCGTGAGCGACGGGCACCTGGTGTTCTTCGACAACACGCGCGGCATCGTGGGCCCGGACCACGTGCTCGCCAGCGGCGCGCTGCCGCCCGCGTTCCCGCCCAGCCTCATCGACGGCGAGCTGTACTGGGATGGCGGCTGCGTCACCAACACGCCGCTCAACGCCATCCTGGACGACCCGCCCAAGCGCCACGCCGTCGTCTTCATGATCGACCTGTTCGACGCCCGGGCGCCGCTGCCCACGGCGATGGACGAGGCGAGCTGGCGCATGAAGTCCATCCAGTACGCGGGCCGGACGACGAACCACGTGGAGCAGTTCGCCACCGTGTGGAACCTGCGCCAGACCGTGACGCGGGTGGTGAAGCACGCGTCGGCGTCCTCGCCCATGGCCTTCAACGACGAGGGGGAGGCGCGGCCCACGCCGAGGCTGGACATCATCCACCTCACGTACCAGCGCGGAGAGCATCAGCTCTCCAGCAGCGACGCCGAGTTCTCCCGCGCCTCCATCGCGGAGCGCCGCGCGGACGGCTACCGCGACATGCAGCGGGCCCTGGCGACGTGCCCCTGGACGCAGCCCGTTCCGGGGGGAGGCCCGCAGGCGTTCAGCGACGACGGCGCGGCTCCGGCCGGCGGGACCGCCGTCGTCCACCGCGTCGAAGGCGATGAAGTCCACACGCAGGTGCCGCTGTCGTAA